From a region of the Etheostoma cragini isolate CJK2018 chromosome 22, CSU_Ecrag_1.0, whole genome shotgun sequence genome:
- the qtrt2 gene encoding queuine tRNA-ribosyltransferase accessory subunit 2 isoform X1, translating into MAGSRMKLELTRVVQGRSRLGELKGLGRTGQHSLEVPGCLLHTHVGTVPHLTQDTLHTLSNLPSVTQVTLSNIAEHQEVLEEFKDGFRKFAGLHDTVLYCSLHDPATPCPTGYTTNKTVSVWGSGGRIELTVAKFMALQKAVQPDWYQSMADGETWPNNTSRKRVRKSVDRTLAHLDECLLVHQQSQELEGVEIFGVVEGGDILEERVRSARETAKRPVAGFCLDGLQTGSMDRALRTQLITAVTKELPEDKPRLLQGVGRPDEVLACVEAGVDLFESFFPFQVTERGCALCFSFDISPDPELAGRASHAVLGLDEERDMAGETQQNGDLNLDDQTQMTTFEINLKDKRYQDDFRPLVKGCGCYCCKNHQRAYLHHLLMTNELLAGVLLMIHNTAHYHAFFSALREALAIDKLDLLKRRVLRERAGQTQ; encoded by the exons ATGGCTGGCAGCAGGATGAAGCTGGAGCTAACCCGTGTGGTTCAGGGAAGGAGTCGGCTGGGTGAACTGAAGGGGCTCGGCAGGACGGGACAGCACTCTCTGGAAGTCCCGGGGTGTCTTCTGCACACACACGTAGGCACGGTGCCCCACCTCACCCAGGACACGCTGCACACCCTGAGCAACCTCCCCTCTGTCACTCAGGTTACCCTGTCCAATAT AGCAGAGCACCAGGAAGTGTTGGAGGAGTTTAAGGATGGATTCAGAAAGTTTGCAG gTCTTCATGATACTGTGTTGTATTGCTCGCTTCACGACCCTGCAACCCCCTGCCCAACAGGTTACACTACTAACAAG ACTGTGTCAGTGTGGGGCAGCGGTGGGAGGATAGAGCTGACAGTGGCCAAGTTTATGGCTCTCCAGAAGGCCGTGCAGCCAGACTGGTACCAGAGCATGGCAGACGGAGAGACGTGGCCGAATAACACCTCCCGCAAAAGGGTTCGAAAGTCGGTGGATCGAACTCTCGCCCACTTGGATGAGTGTCTGCTGGTTCACCAACAAtcccag GAATTGGAGGGAGTGGAGATATTTGGGGTGGTGGAGGGAGGAGACATCCTGGAAGAGAGGGTGCGGTCAGCCAGGGAGACAGCCAAGAGGCCGGTGGCCGGATTCTGCCTGGACGGCCTGCAGACGGGCTCCATGGACCGGGCCCTGAGGACCCAGCTCATCACCGCTGTGACCAAAGAGCTGCCTGAGGACAAACCAAG ACTGCTGCAGGGTGTAGGACGACCTGATGAGGTGCTGGCGTGCGTGGAGGCCGGTGTGGACCTGTTTGAGAGTTTCTTCCCCTTCCAGGTGACGGAGCGAGGGTGCGCTCTTTGCTTCAGCTTCGACATTTCCCCGGACCCGGAGCTTGCAGGTAGAGCATCCCACGCAG TGCTAGGGCTGGATGAAGAAAGGGACATGGCTGGAGAGACGCAACAGAATGGAGATTTAAATCTTGATGATCAAACGCAGATGACAACCTTTGAGATCAATCTCAAAGACAAAAG GTACCAGGATGACTTCAGGCCCCTGGTGAAGGGGTGTGGCTGCTACTGCTGTAAGAACCACCAGAGGGCGTACCTGCACCACCTGCTGATGACCAATGAGCTGCTGGCTGGAGTCCTGCTCATGATTCACAACACAGCCCACTATCATGCCTTCTTCAGCGCCCTGAGAGAAGCTTTGGCCATTGATAAACTGGACCTTCTAAAGAGACGAGTACTTAGGGAAAGAGCCGGGCAGACGCAATGA
- the qtrt2 gene encoding queuine tRNA-ribosyltransferase accessory subunit 2 isoform X2 yields MAGSRMKLELTRVVQGRSRLGELKGLGRTGQHSLEVPGCLLHTHVGTVPHLTQDTLHTLSNLPSVTQVTLSNIAEHQEVLEEFKDGFRKFAGLHDTVLYCSLHDPATPCPTGYTTNKTVSVWGSGGRIELTVAKFMALQKAVQPDWYQSMADGETWPNNTSRKRVRKSVDRTLAHLDECLLVHQQSQELEGVEIFGVVEGGDILEERVRSARETAKRPVAGFCLDGLQTGSMDRALRTQLITAVTKELPEDKPRLLQGVGRPDEVLACVEAGVDLFESFFPFQVTERGCALCFSFDISPDPELAVLGLDEERDMAGETQQNGDLNLDDQTQMTTFEINLKDKRYQDDFRPLVKGCGCYCCKNHQRAYLHHLLMTNELLAGVLLMIHNTAHYHAFFSALREALAIDKLDLLKRRVLRERAGQTQ; encoded by the exons ATGGCTGGCAGCAGGATGAAGCTGGAGCTAACCCGTGTGGTTCAGGGAAGGAGTCGGCTGGGTGAACTGAAGGGGCTCGGCAGGACGGGACAGCACTCTCTGGAAGTCCCGGGGTGTCTTCTGCACACACACGTAGGCACGGTGCCCCACCTCACCCAGGACACGCTGCACACCCTGAGCAACCTCCCCTCTGTCACTCAGGTTACCCTGTCCAATAT AGCAGAGCACCAGGAAGTGTTGGAGGAGTTTAAGGATGGATTCAGAAAGTTTGCAG gTCTTCATGATACTGTGTTGTATTGCTCGCTTCACGACCCTGCAACCCCCTGCCCAACAGGTTACACTACTAACAAG ACTGTGTCAGTGTGGGGCAGCGGTGGGAGGATAGAGCTGACAGTGGCCAAGTTTATGGCTCTCCAGAAGGCCGTGCAGCCAGACTGGTACCAGAGCATGGCAGACGGAGAGACGTGGCCGAATAACACCTCCCGCAAAAGGGTTCGAAAGTCGGTGGATCGAACTCTCGCCCACTTGGATGAGTGTCTGCTGGTTCACCAACAAtcccag GAATTGGAGGGAGTGGAGATATTTGGGGTGGTGGAGGGAGGAGACATCCTGGAAGAGAGGGTGCGGTCAGCCAGGGAGACAGCCAAGAGGCCGGTGGCCGGATTCTGCCTGGACGGCCTGCAGACGGGCTCCATGGACCGGGCCCTGAGGACCCAGCTCATCACCGCTGTGACCAAAGAGCTGCCTGAGGACAAACCAAG ACTGCTGCAGGGTGTAGGACGACCTGATGAGGTGCTGGCGTGCGTGGAGGCCGGTGTGGACCTGTTTGAGAGTTTCTTCCCCTTCCAGGTGACGGAGCGAGGGTGCGCTCTTTGCTTCAGCTTCGACATTTCCCCGGACCCGGAGCTTGCAG TGCTAGGGCTGGATGAAGAAAGGGACATGGCTGGAGAGACGCAACAGAATGGAGATTTAAATCTTGATGATCAAACGCAGATGACAACCTTTGAGATCAATCTCAAAGACAAAAG GTACCAGGATGACTTCAGGCCCCTGGTGAAGGGGTGTGGCTGCTACTGCTGTAAGAACCACCAGAGGGCGTACCTGCACCACCTGCTGATGACCAATGAGCTGCTGGCTGGAGTCCTGCTCATGATTCACAACACAGCCCACTATCATGCCTTCTTCAGCGCCCTGAGAGAAGCTTTGGCCATTGATAAACTGGACCTTCTAAAGAGACGAGTACTTAGGGAAAGAGCCGGGCAGACGCAATGA